The following coding sequences lie in one Maniola jurtina chromosome 11, ilManJurt1.1, whole genome shotgun sequence genomic window:
- the LOC123869397 gene encoding peripherin-2-like, with product MAWGFTHTRDGRQRLASVLRALLIAQLVISLVLVIFCYNVTFKVMSLLKHIHRYTVFLLYGLILLQGYCMKLHYTAGFRLLSWLLRCPHWPRAALVTKLWIVSGSLVALNGLLVHAACKSTLKALMKELSSSLRIGMSHYLTEPTWKRIIDTMQVELNCCGIERPSDWHEIPWINIDFLNEESDLVMKIAGADGKVLAPVSPYSCCSPNVLTSCYHDPLQQWEWREEWWRGALAGASLNARACLDAVRAPLARATLAMHLFNILVILLQVVIVLLTYVVCRGALEAVSRGDWTEHHHTMDAHNMESEMSVGACALSLRRRRSRRKLRTRSYPYLS from the exons ATGGCGTGGGGCTTCACGCACACTAGGGACGGGCGACAGCGTCTGGCGAGCGTGCTGCGCGCGCTACTGATCGCTCAGCTGGTCATCTCGCTGGTGCTGGTGATCTTTTGCTACAACGTCACTTTCAAGGTTATGTCGCTGTTGAAGCATATACACAGG TACACAGTATTCCTCCTCTACGGCCTCATCCTACTCCAAGGGTACTGCATGAAGCTGCACTACACGGCAGGGTTCCGCCTGCTATCGTGGCTGCTGCGGTGTCCACACTGGCCGAGAGCAGCACTGGTCACCAAGCTGTGGATCGTCAGCGGCTCGCTGGTCGCTCTTAACGGCTTGCTGGTGCACGCTGCTTGTAAGAGCACTTTGAAG gcccTAATGAAAGAGTTATCGTCATCTCTGCGTATTGGGATGTCTCACTACCTCACGGAACCAACGTGGAAACGAATTATAGATACCATGCAG GTAGAACTAAACTGCTGTGGAATAGAGAGACCGAGTGACTGGCATGAAATACCCTGGATCAATATAGACTTCCTGAACGAGGAGTCTGACCTGGTTATGAA AATAGCAGGTGCGGACGGTAAAGTGCTGGCCCCTGTGTCACCGTATTCCTGTTGTTCCCCAAATGTGCTGACCTCCTGCTATCACGATCCTTTACAGCAG TGGGAGTGGCGGGAGGAGTGGTGGCGCGGCGCGCTGGCGGGCGCGTCGCTCAACGCGCGCGCGTGCCTGGACGCCGTGCGCGCGCCGCTCGCGCGCGCCACGCTTGCGATGCATCTGTTCAATATACTCGTTATACTGCTGCAG GTGGTGATAGTGCTGCTCACGTACGTGGTGTGCAGGGGAGCGCTGGAGGCGGTCTCGCGGGGAGACTGGACCGAACACCATCATACCATGGACGCACAT AACATGGAGTCAGAGATGAGCGTGGGTGCTTGCGCGCTGTCGCTGCGCAGGCGACGCTCGCGGAGGAAACTGCGCACGCGCAGCTATCCCTACTTATCTTG a